Proteins from a genomic interval of Clostridium sp. 'deep sea':
- a CDS encoding SPFH domain-containing protein: MLGFIAANGLIGSIVGVIFVLVILSILGGSIKIVRQSEEGIVERLGKFHKNMGSGLNFLVPFIDRMRARLDMREKVIDFPPQPVITKDNVTMQIDTVVYFQITDSVKYIYEISNPISAIENLTATTLRNIIGELDLDETLTSRDIVNTKLRAILDEATDKWGIKVNRVELKNIMPPRDIQEAMEKQMRAERERRETILRAEGERESSIQRAEGQKRAAILKAEGQREQQILHAQAEREKRILEASGQAEAIIKVKEAQAKAIKLINEANPSKEYLALESFKSMVALGEGKATKIFMPSELASVYSYVAGLGEVLKKDNSKASVVEQLVENLEEK; encoded by the coding sequence GTGTTAGGTTTTATAGCTGCAAATGGTCTTATAGGTTCAATTGTTGGTGTGATTTTTGTTTTAGTGATTTTAAGTATTTTAGGCGGAAGTATTAAAATAGTTCGCCAATCAGAAGAAGGCATAGTTGAAAGACTTGGTAAGTTTCATAAAAATATGGGTAGTGGACTTAACTTTTTAGTTCCATTTATTGATAGAATGAGAGCTAGGTTAGATATGCGTGAGAAGGTTATTGACTTTCCACCCCAGCCTGTAATTACCAAAGATAATGTAACAATGCAAATTGATACAGTTGTATATTTTCAAATTACAGATTCAGTAAAGTATATTTATGAAATTTCTAACCCAATTTCTGCTATTGAGAATTTAACTGCTACAACATTACGTAATATTATTGGTGAACTTGACTTAGATGAAACACTAACATCTCGTGACATTGTTAATACAAAGTTACGTGCAATCTTAGATGAAGCTACCGATAAATGGGGTATTAAAGTTAATAGAGTTGAACTTAAAAACATTATGCCTCCTCGTGATATTCAAGAAGCTATGGAAAAACAGATGCGTGCTGAACGTGAACGTCGTGAAACTATTTTACGTGCTGAAGGTGAACGCGAGTCTTCTATTCAAAGAGCTGAAGGTCAAAAACGAGCTGCTATCTTAAAAGCAGAAGGTCAAAGAGAGCAACAAATATTACATGCTCAAGCCGAAAGAGAAAAGCGTATTCTTGAGGCATCTGGTCAAGCTGAAGCTATTATAAAGGTTAAAGAAGCGCAAGCAAAAGCTATTAAATTAATTAATGAAGCTAATCCTAGCAAAGAGTACCTAGCTTTAGAATCATTTAAGTCTATGGTTGCATTAGGTGAAGGTAAAGCAACAAAAATATTTATGCCTAGTGAACTAGCAAGTGTTTACAGCTATGTAGCTGGGTTGGGTGAAGTCTTAAAAAAAGATAACTCAAAGGCAAGCGTAGTTGAACAGTTAGTTGAAAATTTAGAAGAGAAATAA
- a CDS encoding AAA family ATPase has product MDNIFLKGIELKKEIIRDYSTYPFSLSAVKNLNYLNTNNSVTFIIGDNGSGKSTLLEAIAIVCGFNAEGGSKNFRFSTFSSHSNLHKYLRLVKSTNFAKDGYFFRAESFYNLATEIERVDTDLLAAYGGKSLHSQSHGESFLALMHNRLFGNGIYIFDEPESALSPTGQMALLRIIHKLVKKNSQLIIATHSPIIMAYPNATLYEIDEEGIYEKSYQDTEHYNITRYFLNNPKRMLKELEITN; this is encoded by the coding sequence ATGGATAACATATTTTTAAAAGGCATAGAACTAAAGAAAGAAATAATACGTGATTATAGTACATATCCATTTAGCTTATCTGCAGTTAAGAATTTAAATTATTTAAATACTAATAATTCAGTGACATTTATTATAGGCGATAATGGATCAGGAAAGTCTACTTTATTAGAGGCTATTGCTATAGTGTGTGGTTTTAATGCTGAAGGAGGATCTAAAAATTTTAGATTTTCTACCTTTAGTAGTCATTCGAATCTACATAAATATTTGCGCTTAGTAAAGAGTACCAATTTTGCTAAGGATGGGTATTTTTTTAGAGCGGAGAGCTTTTACAATTTGGCTACAGAAATAGAGCGAGTAGATACTGATTTATTAGCTGCATATGGAGGTAAATCATTACACTCACAGTCTCATGGAGAGAGTTTCTTGGCATTAATGCATAATAGATTATTCGGTAATGGTATATATATATTTGATGAGCCGGAATCTGCCTTATCTCCAACAGGCCAAATGGCTTTACTGCGTATTATTCACAAGTTAGTTAAAAAGAACTCCCAACTCATTATAGCAACTCATTCACCAATTATTATGGCTTACCCCAATGCAACCTTATATGAAATTGACGAAGAAGGAATTTATGAAAAAAGCTACCAGGATACCGAACACTATAATATAACTAGGTATTTTTTAAATAACCCAAAAAGAATGCTTAAAGAGTTAGAAATCACTAATTAA
- a CDS encoding NfeD family protein codes for MPFEPWLFWLVLAIVMLVGEFITVGFFLITIAAGSILAMLVALVTPIIWIQVAAFLLSSVLFFFTLKPFMQGLFPVQTEAHTAVNRVIGKNALVIIDIDNMHSKGQVKVDGDIWSARSLNGEVINKNAIVVIRRVEGVKVIVELLQ; via the coding sequence ATGCCTTTTGAGCCATGGCTATTTTGGTTAGTTTTAGCAATTGTAATGCTTGTGGGTGAATTTATAACCGTTGGATTCTTTTTAATAACTATAGCAGCTGGCTCTATTTTAGCAATGTTAGTAGCGCTAGTAACTCCAATTATTTGGATTCAAGTAGCGGCTTTCTTATTATCTTCAGTGTTATTTTTCTTTACACTAAAACCATTTATGCAAGGGTTATTTCCTGTTCAAACAGAGGCCCATACAGCCGTAAATCGAGTAATTGGCAAAAATGCCTTAGTAATTATTGATATTGATAACATGCATAGCAAGGGTCAAGTTAAAGTAGACGGAGATATTTGGAGTGCTCGTAGCTTAAATGGCGAAGTTATTAATAAAAATGCTATTGTTGTTATTAGAAGAGTTGAAGGAGTAAAGGTTATTGTAGAGCTTTTACAATAA